The nucleotide window GCAGAAGGCGCAGCGGCCCTTGCAGCTGGTGTCGAAGCGGTACATGACCACGAGCTGGTCCGGCGCGCCCCGCTGCAGGCTTTGCAGCTTGGCCAGAGCCGAGCGGGCGGAGTAGCGCGCTAGCAGTTCGGCGGCGCTGACGCGATAGAGGTCCAGAGGATAGCCTCGGTAACTCATCCCGCCGCAGCGGATGGACGGGGGCTGCCCGACGTGCTCCCGGATGCCTTCCGGCGACCGGGCCAAGGTCTGGAGGAGGACCGCGCCCTGACCGGATAGCTGCTCGACGAGCCGCAGCAGGGGGACCTCGCCCAAGGACCAGATGGCGTAGTCGAAGACGGGGTAGCGCTGCAGGATCTCCCGGTAGGCGCTGCGCGATATGCCCTGGAAGCCCAGGACCACCGGGCGGCCGAGCCTGCGCCGGATGGACTGGGCGATGAGCGCCGCCGAGTGCAGCATGAAGCGGTTGCTCATCAGGTCCACCAGACTGATGCCGTAGAGCCCGCACGGCTCCAGGGCCAAGGATTCCCAGAACAGCCCTTGGATGCGCCTGAGCCGAGCCGCCGCGGCCCCCCGCAACCGGCCCCTCAGGAAGCGGAGCACGGACTCCTGGTCGGCCAGGATCCGGAAATCGACGCCGGGGAGCTCGCGCAGCCGCTTATGGAACAGGATGTCGCCATCGTAGAGGCGGACCTGATGCCCGCGGCTCCTGAGGAAATCCGCCAAGGCGGCGATGGAGATGCTCGGCATGGGGAAGCATTCCTCGTGCCGCCGGTCCGCCGGGGGATAGATCAGGCCGACCGTCATGGACGGTCCGCTGCGGCCGCGCAGCGAAAGCCGTTCGTCTCGGCCCTGCCCTCGGGGAAGAACCAGTCCCGGCTGGCGGCGCGGCAGGCCCCCGCGGAGCTCGACCATGAGCCCCCGCGCAGCACGCGCATGGTCCCGGAGGGCGGACCGCGGGGGTTCTTGGGCTCAGTCCCGACATAGCCCTCGGCGTACCAGTCCGCGACCCATTGCGCGGCATTGCCCTGCATGTCATGGAGGCCGTAGGGGTTGGGCTTCTTCTGTCCCACGGGATGCGTCCGGCCCTCGGAGTTGTTGGAGAACCAAGCGTGGCTGCTCAGCCGGACTTCGTTGTCGCCGAAGGAGTACCTGGCCTCGGACTGGCCCCGCGCCGCCTTCTCCCATTCCGCCTCCGTGGGCAGGCGCTTGCCCGCCCAGGCGCAATAGGCCTCGGCCTCGTTCCAGTCCACGAACACCACCGGGTGGGTGTCCTGGTTCCAGGCCGGCTGGATGGGCAGGCTGCGGCCCGTGGCCTGGACGAAAGCCCGGAACTGCGCGACGGTCACCGGGAATTTGTCGATGCTGTAGGCGTCCAGGAAGACCTGGTGGCGGGGATGCTCGTTGGGGTTGCCCTCCTCGTCGGGAGAGCCCATCCGGAACGGCCCCGCCGGGATCAGGGCCATGTCGCGCCGCGGAGCCGGGCCGCCCGCCGGCGCGGGGCGGGCCTCGACGGCCACGAGGCAATCCTCGCAGGAGAGCTCCGGGTGGTCCTTGGCCACGTCCCAGACGGCGGTCTTCTCCCCGGAGGCCGTGACCCGCCCCACGTCGCCCGTCACCGCCGTGGGGATGATGGCGAAGGTCTGCCCGCCGTCCTCGGAGACCTTGAAGCCGACCTCCAAGGCCTCGGACTTCTGGCCGTCGAGCCGGTAGCTGATCTGGACCAGCCCTTGCTCGTCCTGGGTGAAGCCGACGCCGCCGAGCGCGGCGGCCGCGGCGCGGCCGGCCAGGAGCAGCAGGGCTAGCGCTGGGGCGGGCATGGGGGTGTTCTCAATAGTTGGGCCTGGACCGCGAAGCGCGGGTGGCCCGGTCGAAGGCCCAGTCGCGGATGGCCTTGATCTGCTCGCTCATGGTCTTGGAGAGCGGGACCATGCTCGTGGTGTGGCGCGTGATGTCGTCAGTGCCCAGCCGCCGCTTCTCCTCGACCGCGTCTATCCGGGCCGCGATGATGGCCTGTTCGATCTCGGCCCCGCTCCAGCCCTGGGTATGGACCAGGATGCGGTCGATGTTGATCTCCTTGGGGTCGGCCCCGTTCAAGCCCAGATGGATCCGGACGATCTCGCGGCGCTCGTCCTCGGTGGGCAGGTCGCAGAAGAAGACCTGGTCGAAGCGGCCTTTGCGGATGATCTCGGCGGGCAGCTTCTCGATGTGATTGGCCGTGGCCGCGACGAAGACCAGGGGGGGCTTCTCCTGCATCCAGGTCAGGAAGGCCGAGAACATCATGGATTGGTCCGAGGCCACGTCCTTCGGCGCGCCCAGGGCCGCCTCCATCTCGTCGATCCAGAGCACCGCGGGCGCCACGGCCTCGATGGTGCTCAGGGCCCGGTGGAACGCGGCCTCCGGCGTGCCGTAGAGGCCGGAGAAGACCAAGTTCATGTCCAGCCGGAACAGCGGCACCTTCCAGAGGCTCGCGATGGCCTTGGCCATCATGCTCTTGCCGCAGCCGCTGACGCCCATCATGAGCACGCCCCGGGGGACCGGCAGGCCGGCCCTGACCGCGTCCTGGGTGAAGAGGGATTTTCGCTTGGCGGCCCAATCCTTCACGTTCTCCAGGCCGCCGACCCGCTCGATGTCGAAAGGCACCGCGATATACTCCAGGAAGCCCGACTTCTTGGCCAGCACCTTCTTCTCGGCGAAGATCTCCGCGAGCAGGGTCTTGTCCGAGGCGTCGTCGCGGCTGAAGGCCCGGTGCATGACGTGGTCGACTTCGTTGAGGGTCAGCCCGCGCAGCGCCATGGAGACCTCCGGCTGCAGCTCCGCCGATAGCCGCGCGCGGGGGTACTGCTTCTGGACCAGCTGGGCTCTCTGCAGCAGCTCATCCGGGGCCGGCATCTCGACATCGACGAGGCAGAGCTCCTTCTCCAAGGTCGGGGGCAGGACCGCCACCGGGGAGACGATGACGAGGCAGGTCCGGCCGGAGGCCACGAAGGCGCGATAGGCGTCGCGCAGGGCCCGCACGACCCGGGCGTCGTCCATGAAAGCCGAGAGGTCCTTCATCACGATGAAGCCGCCGACGGGATGGGCGATGATGTGACGCAGCGCCGCCACGGGGTCGCGGGTGTCCACGTCCGCGGGCGCCGGCTCCAGGCCGCGCACGCAGTCCCAGGCCGCCAGCGTCCCGCCCGGGAAGAATTCCGGCAGCAGGCAGCGCAGGGCCTCGCAGGCGCGGTCCTCTTCCGGCGTGTGCAGATAGAGCAGCGGATGGCGGCCGCGCAGCGCCTCGCGGATCTGGTCGAGGAACAGCCTCATGGGATGGCCTCCGTGGTCGTCATATCACCTGGTCTCGGACATGTTCCGCAGGCGCTCGGTCGCCTCCTGATGGTCGGGGAAGCGGCGGAGGATCTCGTCGTAGACGTCCCGAGCCTCCCGGCTGAGCCCCACCTCCTCGCAGACGAGGGCGTAGAGCGCGTAGAGCTCCGGCGCCTCGGCGAGGCCGACCGTCAGCTTGATGTGCTGGAAGAGCCTGCCCGCGGTCTGGATGTCCTTGCGCCGATGGCAGAGGCGCAGGGCCAGCGTCAAGTCCATCCGGCTCGGGGCTTCCAAGCGGGTCTCCAGCAGGGCCTTGAGCGCGGCCGCGTCCTCCCCGGCCTGCATCAAGGCCTCGGCCAGGGCGATCCGGTCCGCGTCCGGGACCGCGGCGAGATTGAGCTTTCCGATGCGCCCGAGCTCCTTGTGACAGGCCACGAAGAGCGGGTAGTCGGAGGCTTCCGTGGGCCGCTTCATGCCGATCAGCGCCAGCGCCGTCTCAGGGTCCTGGAGCGCGTAGAAAGCCGCGGCGTAGGCCGTGTGGAATTGCGCCTGCCTGCGGACCTTGGCCTGAGCCAGGAACTCGGGGACCTTGTCCGCGGCCCGGTAGACTCCGGCCACCAAGCGGCAGTCGCCCGCGCTGCCCGCCGCCCTCTGGGCGACCGCCGAGTTGAGCAGGGCCAGGGCGTCCTCGTGGCCGCCGAGCCGGGAGAGTTCCGCGGCCACGAGCAAAGTCTCGACGTAGACCTCGGCGGGAGGCCGCCCGCCGCGCCCGGCGATGACGGTCTGCAGGGCCTGGCCCAGCGCCTTTTCCCGTGGAGACAGGCCCTGCTTGCCGCGCAGCAGCGCGGCCGCGACTTCCCAGGCGCCGAGCTTCAGGAAGCTTTGGGCATAGCCGGCCAGGAACTCGTCGGGCCGGCCTTGGCAGCGGCTGAGGAAATCGGAGGCCTTGTTGGCCCGCAGGACGTAATCCGCCAAGGCGTCGCGCTTGGCTTCGTCCGCCGCTCCCGCCAGCAGCGCGGCCTCGTCGTCGGGGCTGGGCGGCGGCGGGGCCGCGGCCTTGAGCCGCTCGGCTTCGGCCTTGAGCCGCTCCGCCTCGGCCTTCCGTTTCTTCATGGTCTTGTCCGCGGCCAGGGCCCCGAGCGCGAGGAGCAGGGCCGCGCCCAGCGCGGCGTAGAATCCGAGCCGGCTTTTTTGCGGCGCCGGGGCCGGGGCCGGGGCGGGGGCCGGCGCGGTCGAGACCACCACGAGGGCCTGCTGCGTGGACTGCGCGGCCAGGGCTTGGCGGTATTTCTCGGCCGCCTGCCCGTCTATGCGCCCCGGCGGGCTGACCTCCCGCAGCGTGGCTTGGTCATCCTGGGCCGGCGCCGGGCGGCAGGGCAGGACGAGGCAAGCCGCGCCCAAGAGCCAAGACAGCCGAAAGTCCCGCATTTGTCTTATGGTATCATAAGTCGGGATGGATACGCTGGATCCCCGTAGGCGGCAGATCCTGGACTTGGTGGAGCAGTATGCCCGGGACAAGTTCGGCGCGCCGCCGTTCGCGGCGGACCGGGACTTGGTCCATTACGCGGGCCGGGTGTTCGACGGTCAGGAGCTGCGTTGCGCGACCGAGGCGGTCCTCGATTTCTTCCTGACCGCGAACCGCTTCGCCGAGCGCTTCGAAGCGGACTTCGCCGACTTCTTCGGAGCGCCCGGAGCCTATCTGGTCAACTCGGGCTCTTCCGCCAACCTCGTGGCCCTCACCGCCTTGACCTCCCCCAAGCTGGGCGAGCGGCGCCTGCGGCCGGGAGACGAGGTCCTCACCGTGGCCGCGGGCTTCCCCACCACTCTGGCGCCGATCGTGCAGAACCGGCTCGTCCCGGTCTTCGTGGACGTGGGCATCGGCGACTACACGGCGCTGCCGGAGCGCATCGCGCAAGCCGTGGGTCCCAAGACCCGGGCCATCATGATGGCTCACACCATGGGCAACCCTTTCGACCTCGACGCCGTCAGCGCCGTGGTCAAGAAGCACGACCTCTGGCTCATCGAGGACAACTGCGACGCCCTGGGCTCCACCTATCGCGGCCGGCTGACCGGGACCTTCGGCCATCTGGCGACCTTCTCCTTCTATCCGGCGCATCACATCACCATGGGGGAAGGCGGCTGCGTCATCGCGGCCGGCCAGAGCGCGGAGGAGTTGGGCCGCATCGTGCGCTCCCTGCGCGACTGGGGCCGCGACTGCTACTGCGCGGGCGGGGAGAACAACACCTGCGGCAAGCGCTTCTCGCAGCAGTTCGGGACGCTTCCGTCCGGTTTCGACCACAAATACGTCTATTCGCATATCGGCTACAACCTCAAGCTGACGGACCTGCAGGCGGCGATCGGCTGCGCGCAATGGCAGAAGCTCCCCGGATTCATCGCCCGGCGCAAGGAGAACTTCGCGTACCTCAGGAAGGCCCTGGCCCCCTACGAGGACCGCTTGGTCCTGCCGGTCGCGACGCCCGGCTCGGACCCCGCTTGGTTCGGTTTCGTGATCACGGTCCGCGAGGGCGCGGGATTTTCGCGGACCGAATTGCAGCGGCATCTCGAGGAGCGCAGGATCGAGACGCGGGCGCTCTTCGCCGGCAACCTGCTGCGCCACCCCGCCTTCCTGGACATCCCGCATCGCGTCTGCGGCGGCTTGGCCAACACGGACCGCATCACGGAGTCCACCTTCTTCGTCGGGGTCTACCCCGGGCTCGACGCGCCGAGGCTCGAGCACATGGCCGAGGCCTTCCGGGGCTTCCTGAAGAAGCGCTGAGGGCGCCGACCGCCATGGCCACGCCCCGCAAGCTGCGCTGCACGGTGTCCGAGATCCTGGACCACGGGGACCGCGTCTATACGCTGCGCCTCAAGCCCGAGTTCCCCGCGCCGCGCTTCACGGCCGGGCAGTTCCTGCACTTGGCCATAGACCCTTACGACCCTTCCGCCTTCTGGCCGGATTCCCGGGTCTTCTCCGTGGCCAGCCCCCCTGACCAGCGGGACGGTCTGGAGATCCTCTATTCCGTGGTGGGGCGCTTCACGTCGCGCATGGAAGCGGAGCTGCGCGTCGGCAGCGAGGTCTGGGCCAAGCTGCCCTACGGGGAGTTCGTGGTGGCGGCCTTGCCGGGGACCGAGGCGGCGCTGCTCGCCGGCGGGACCGGGGTGAGCGCTTTCACGGCCTTCCTGCGGGGCTATGCCGCCTGCGGAGGCGACGACGGCTCGCGCGTCCACCTCTTCTACGGCGCCCGGCACCCGGGACTCCTGCTCTTCCGCGGGCTCCTGCAGCGACTCGCGCTGGCGCGGCCGACCCTCCGGGCGACGTTCTTCGCGGAGTCCGGAGCCGCGCCGGGACAGGGCGTGGAGCCGGGGCGGCTCTCTCTGGCCGCCGCCTGGTCCGCCCTGCAGCGGCCCGCCGCGGCCACCTACTACCTCTCCGGCCCGCCGGCCATGATCCGGGGGTTGGGCGCGGAGCTGGCCGCGCGCGGCATACCGCCGGAGCGGATCCGGGTGGACGCCTGGGACTAGCCGGCTGCTGACAGGCCCGCAAGAGCTCCGGGGCCGCATGCCGGTCCGTACCCGTATGCCAACTGGCCGGCCAGTTGATGCAAGAGGGCAGTCCTTCGAGGCCACTGTGTCCGGACACAGTATGGCCCAGGGTATGGACCAGGCGGATAGCTGACAGACCAGGCTCGGTGTCCCGCTTTGATCTCAGCCTGGCGCCTGATGCGCAGCATCAGGCGCAACCGACCCACGCATCCGCCCGTAAGGAAGTCGGGCAGGTGCCGTGCGTCCACAAGACACGGAAGCGGGTCGGCAGGACCGCTTCATCCCGACACGCCTAACGCTGTCTTCCCCGATAGCGCAAGACCGGCAGGCCGCATTGTGCTGCTGCAAAAGACAGCAGAGCAAGAATGGTTCTGCCGCCCGGACACTTCGTGTCCGGGCGGTTGCGGGCGAGCAAAGCTCGCCCGCGAGCCAGACGGACATTCTCAGCGCCCAGCTAGCGCCGCTCCGGCTCTTTGACGGCGTAGACCTCGACGGTCCCGCCCTGCCGCAGGGCGGCGTCCAGGACCGTCAGCAGCAGGGCCAGGGGCAGGAGCACCGGCAGCAGGGACAGGGCCAATAGGCAGGCCAGGGGATGACGCCGAGCCGTCCCGCTCCTGGCGCTGGGCGCCTTGAGCAGGTCGTAGAGGAGGTTCTTGGGCAATCCCAGCGCGTTGTAGGCGCTCTGCAGCCAGCCGAAGGGGTTCTGCTCCAGGCAGAAGTGGTCTCTGCGCACGACGCGGAAGGAGTGCCGCGCGAGCAGGGCCTGCAAAGAGCGGGGCCCGAAATGGAAGCAGTGGCGGGGCAGGTCGAGATGGAACCAGTGCCGGCCGAAGAGGCGCGCCTGCCAGCTGTCGTAGTTGGGCACGGCCAGGAGCAGGACCCCGGCCGGGCTCAGGAGCCGGCGCGCCCGGGCCAGGGCCTCGGCCGGGTCCGGGAGATGCTCCAGGCTGTGCCAGAAGATGACGGCCTGGTAGCGGCCCGCCTCCTCCGGCAGGTCCTGAAAGCCTCCGGTCCTCACGTCCAGGCCAAGGCGGTGGCGGGCGTGCCAGGCCGCCTCCGCGTTGAGCTCGACTCCGTGCGCCTGGTAGCCCAGCGAGCGCAGGCTGTCCAGCATGATGCCTCGGCCGCAGCCCACGTCCAGCACGGGCCCCAGGAGGGGGACCTGGCCGCTGATGCGCCGTGCGCGGCGCCAGCGGAAGAGGCGGGTCAGCAGCTCGAAGAGGCGGTTGAAGCGCACGTTCTCCCGGCCGTAGTAGGAGGGCGGGTACCAGCGGCCGAGCTCATCCGGGGGAAGGGCGGGCCAAGTGCGGCCCAGGCCGCAGCCCGGACAGCGGGGGACTTGGAAGCCGGCGTCCCCTTCGGGGACGGCGCGCCCTGGCGCGCCGCAGCAGGGACAGTCGGGCAGGGTCATGCGGCGGGCTCCGGCAGAGGCTTTCCGCGCAGGGCTCCCCAGAGGCGGGTGACGGACAAGCTCGCGAAGAGGATCAGCCAGGGCATGATGGGGACGCGGTAGCGCAGCATGGTCAGGATGAGGGAGTGAGTCAGGACGATGGTGAAGACGAACAAGCCCAGGCAGAGGGCGCGCGGGACCTTGCGGGCCAGGAGCATGCCGAGCAGCCCCAGCGGGATGATCCAGCCGTTGGTCAAAAGCCCCACCCAGCGCAGGGTCCGGTAGGACTCGCCGGCCGCTTGCGGCCGCGGCCACAGCCGCCATTCATCCCAGAAGAAGCGCCAGGACACCAGCTTCAGGTAAGTCCCGGGATGGCTGCGGATCCAGTCGAGGCTCGCCGCGCGGAAATGGCGCTCGGCCTGCGCCGGGGGCATGAGCGCGGCGGCCTGGAACACGGGGTCCGCCTGACGGATGCGGCTCTCCTCCGGAGTGCCGCCCAGCTCCTGCGGCACGACCAGGTAGTTGTACAGGATGTTCCCGGCGGTCAGGGTCGTGCCGGGTATCCAGGCGCGGAAGACCAGGTAGTTGCGCAAGGGCCAGAAGGAGTAGAGGCACAGGAAGACGGCCAGATAGGCGCCGCTCCAGCGCCAGGCGGCGGGGCCGCGGTCCCGGCAGAGGACGATCACGGCGGCGGGCGCCAGGACCAGAGCGAAGGGCAGCAAGGTGACGTTGGTCAGGCCGCAGAGCGCGGCCGCCAGCCCCGCCCACGCGAAGGCGGCGGCGCTGGGGCGACCGAGGGCCCGGATGAGGGTCCATAGGGCCGCGGAGCTCACGGCCAAGATCGCGGTCTCTCGTACGGGCAAAGCCGCGTAATATATGAAGGAGGGATAGAGTGCGCTCACCGCCGTGGCCAGCAGGGACACGGTCTCTCCGAAGAGCTCCCGGCCCACGAGGGCCAGGAAAAGGAGGGCCGCGGCGGCCAAGCCGCAGTTCGTCAGCAGGGCCACGGGGTAACTGCGGCCGAAGGCCTTGAACATGACCCCGAGCAGGACCGGGTAGGCCGGCTCGCGATAAGCGCTCGGCTGGCCGGCGCGCTTCAGCGTCCAGGACTGGGCCACGGACGTGGCGATCTCCACGTAATCGTCCGGGTTGGCGAGGTCCTGTCCCGGCTGCTGCGGGGGGTGGCGCAGGCCGTACCCGAGGCGCACCAAGACTCCCAGCACCAGCAGGGCGGGCAGGACCCAGGATCGCGGCGCGCTGAAGAGGGTCTTCAGGGTTTGACCAGGCAGTCGTCGAACATGGGGATCTTCAACAGTCGCTTCGACCACAGCCAGTAGATGGCCATGGACTTGAGCACGTTGAGGCCGTAGCTGACCACGTTGACGCCGCACTTCTCCTTGCCGTAGTAGGTCGGGATGGGCATCTCCACGATGCGCAGGCCCTTGATCTTGAACTGGATGATGATGTCCGTGTCGAAATGGTAGTCGTCGGAGCAGCGCTCGAAAGGCACCTTGGCCAGAGCCGCGCAGCGGAACACCCGGAACCCGGAATGGAACTCGGTCAATTTCATGTCCAGGATGCGGTTCTGGATGGCGCTGAGGAATTTGTTGCCGAGGAACTTGTAGAGCGGCATGCCGCCTTTCAGGGGCAGGCCCGCGATGCGGGAGCCGAAGACCATGTCCGCCTCGCCGTGCTCCAAGGGCTCCAGGAGGTAGGGGATCTTCTCAGGGGCGTACTGGGCGTCGCCGTGCAGCATGACCACGATGTCGAAGCCGTGGTCGATGGCGTAGCGGTAGGCGATCTTCTGGCTGCCGCCGTAGCCGCGGTTGCGGTCGTTGCGGAAGACCTCCAGCTTGTCGAGGCCCTTGGCCTCGCGGTAGCCGATGCCGATGAGGTGTGTGTTGTCCTCGCTGGCGTTGTCGATGACGAAGATCTCCTTGACCTTCTCCTTTATCTCCGCGGGGATGCGGTCCAGCACGACGGGCAAGGTGTAGGCGGCGTTGTAGGTGGGGATGAAGATGGCGATCTTGAGGTCAGGCATGCCGGTCTCCCGGGTCGGCGGCGCGCGCGGCGAAGCTGCGCCGGAAGAGCTCCAAGGCCTGGGCCAAAGAGGGCGGCTCGCTGCCCAGCGCCGCGCGCAGCCGGTC belongs to Elusimicrobiota bacterium and includes:
- a CDS encoding radical SAM protein, producing the protein MVELRGGLPRRQPGLVLPRGQGRDERLSLRGRSGPSMTVGLIYPPADRRHEECFPMPSISIAALADFLRSRGHQVRLYDGDILFHKRLRELPGVDFRILADQESVLRFLRGRLRGAAAARLRRIQGLFWESLALEPCGLYGISLVDLMSNRFMLHSAALIAQSIRRRLGRPVVLGFQGISRSAYREILQRYPVFDYAIWSLGEVPLLRLVEQLSGQGAVLLQTLARSPEGIREHVGQPPSIRCGGMSYRGYPLDLYRVSAAELLARYSARSALAKLQSLQRGAPDQLVVMYRFDTSCKGRCAFCANDNSVPDNRNASAAVVADLRRLQRRGVTGVYFTNANFNNDYREAERLCELMVRARLRLQWSDCVNFRELDEALLEKMRRSGAVRLTFGMETASPRLLRYIKKGVNRERIERLLRQSHALGIWNHIELIGGLPTETPADLAETTDFIRAMADVVDQFTVSPFTLYRQSPFFREAGRYGLALRGGNAQEQWQFSCADCKTGVTSEAFDEKPGLSWPRKQAQVRGSSLALAAAIQEAAPFGAMNRDHTHLLFHLYRLLGHGQKGLTRRVFRAATRRFKPYHMDRFPDSVDLLAG
- a CDS encoding formylglycine-generating enzyme family protein yields the protein MPAPALALLLLAGRAAAAALGGVGFTQDEQGLVQISYRLDGQKSEALEVGFKVSEDGGQTFAIIPTAVTGDVGRVTASGEKTAVWDVAKDHPELSCEDCLVAVEARPAPAGGPAPRRDMALIPAGPFRMGSPDEEGNPNEHPRHQVFLDAYSIDKFPVTVAQFRAFVQATGRSLPIQPAWNQDTHPVVFVDWNEAEAYCAWAGKRLPTEAEWEKAARGQSEARYSFGDNEVRLSSHAWFSNNSEGRTHPVGQKKPNPYGLHDMQGNAAQWVADWYAEGYVGTEPKNPRGPPSGTMRVLRGGSWSSSAGACRAASRDWFFPEGRAETNGFRCAAAADRP
- a CDS encoding AAA family ATPase — protein: MRLFLDQIREALRGRHPLLYLHTPEEDRACEALRCLLPEFFPGGTLAAWDCVRGLEPAPADVDTRDPVAALRHIIAHPVGGFIVMKDLSAFMDDARVVRALRDAYRAFVASGRTCLVIVSPVAVLPPTLEKELCLVDVEMPAPDELLQRAQLVQKQYPRARLSAELQPEVSMALRGLTLNEVDHVMHRAFSRDDASDKTLLAEIFAEKKVLAKKSGFLEYIAVPFDIERVGGLENVKDWAAKRKSLFTQDAVRAGLPVPRGVLMMGVSGCGKSMMAKAIASLWKVPLFRLDMNLVFSGLYGTPEAAFHRALSTIEAVAPAVLWIDEMEAALGAPKDVASDQSMMFSAFLTWMQEKPPLVFVAATANHIEKLPAEIIRKGRFDQVFFCDLPTEDERREIVRIHLGLNGADPKEINIDRILVHTQGWSGAEIEQAIIAARIDAVEEKRRLGTDDITRHTTSMVPLSKTMSEQIKAIRDWAFDRATRASRSRPNY
- the rfbH gene encoding lipopolysaccharide biosynthesis protein RfbH, with translation MDTLDPRRRQILDLVEQYARDKFGAPPFAADRDLVHYAGRVFDGQELRCATEAVLDFFLTANRFAERFEADFADFFGAPGAYLVNSGSSANLVALTALTSPKLGERRLRPGDEVLTVAAGFPTTLAPIVQNRLVPVFVDVGIGDYTALPERIAQAVGPKTRAIMMAHTMGNPFDLDAVSAVVKKHDLWLIEDNCDALGSTYRGRLTGTFGHLATFSFYPAHHITMGEGGCVIAAGQSAEELGRIVRSLRDWGRDCYCAGGENNTCGKRFSQQFGTLPSGFDHKYVYSHIGYNLKLTDLQAAIGCAQWQKLPGFIARRKENFAYLRKALAPYEDRLVLPVATPGSDPAWFGFVITVREGAGFSRTELQRHLEERRIETRALFAGNLLRHPAFLDIPHRVCGGLANTDRITESTFFVGVYPGLDAPRLEHMAEAFRGFLKKR
- a CDS encoding FAD-dependent oxidoreductase codes for the protein MATPRKLRCTVSEILDHGDRVYTLRLKPEFPAPRFTAGQFLHLAIDPYDPSAFWPDSRVFSVASPPDQRDGLEILYSVVGRFTSRMEAELRVGSEVWAKLPYGEFVVAALPGTEAALLAGGTGVSAFTAFLRGYAACGGDDGSRVHLFYGARHPGLLLFRGLLQRLALARPTLRATFFAESGAAPGQGVEPGRLSLAAAWSALQRPAAATYYLSGPPAMIRGLGAELAARGIPPERIRVDAWD
- a CDS encoding class I SAM-dependent methyltransferase, producing MTLPDCPCCGAPGRAVPEGDAGFQVPRCPGCGLGRTWPALPPDELGRWYPPSYYGRENVRFNRLFELLTRLFRWRRARRISGQVPLLGPVLDVGCGRGIMLDSLRSLGYQAHGVELNAEAAWHARHRLGLDVRTGGFQDLPEEAGRYQAVIFWHSLEHLPDPAEALARARRLLSPAGVLLLAVPNYDSWQARLFGRHWFHLDLPRHCFHFGPRSLQALLARHSFRVVRRDHFCLEQNPFGWLQSAYNALGLPKNLLYDLLKAPSARSGTARRHPLACLLALSLLPVLLPLALLLTVLDAALRQGGTVEVYAVKEPERR
- a CDS encoding glycosyltransferase family 39 protein, which codes for MVEATVEDPHVRRLPGQTLKTLFSAPRSWVLPALLVLGVLVRLGYGLRHPPQQPGQDLANPDDYVEIATSVAQSWTLKRAGQPSAYREPAYPVLLGVMFKAFGRSYPVALLTNCGLAAAALLFLALVGRELFGETVSLLATAVSALYPSFIYYAALPVRETAILAVSSAALWTLIRALGRPSAAAFAWAGLAAALCGLTNVTLLPFALVLAPAAVIVLCRDRGPAAWRWSGAYLAVFLCLYSFWPLRNYLVFRAWIPGTTLTAGNILYNYLVVPQELGGTPEESRIRQADPVFQAAALMPPAQAERHFRAASLDWIRSHPGTYLKLVSWRFFWDEWRLWPRPQAAGESYRTLRWVGLLTNGWIIPLGLLGMLLARKVPRALCLGLFVFTIVLTHSLILTMLRYRVPIMPWLILFASLSVTRLWGALRGKPLPEPAA
- a CDS encoding glycosyltransferase family 2 protein; translation: MPDLKIAIFIPTYNAAYTLPVVLDRIPAEIKEKVKEIFVIDNASEDNTHLIGIGYREAKGLDKLEVFRNDRNRGYGGSQKIAYRYAIDHGFDIVVMLHGDAQYAPEKIPYLLEPLEHGEADMVFGSRIAGLPLKGGMPLYKFLGNKFLSAIQNRILDMKLTEFHSGFRVFRCAALAKVPFERCSDDYHFDTDIIIQFKIKGLRIVEMPIPTYYGKEKCGVNVVSYGLNVLKSMAIYWLWSKRLLKIPMFDDCLVKP